The Nitratidesulfovibrio sp. SRB-5 genomic sequence GGCGGAAGAGGAGTCCATGAACCACAGGCCGGGGCCGGTGGGGGCTTCGGCCTTGTCCAGGCAGCCCACGACCGGAGCCTTGCGGCCGATCTTCTGGATGTTGCCGAGCGCCTTTTCCTCGATGGTGGTCAGGCCGCCCTCGATGTTGCCCTTGGTGGGCTGGGAGTCGGAAAGGTCGTCGGTCTTGTGGTCGTCCACGAGCTTGGCGTAGCGGTCGAAGAAGAACTGGAACTTGTTGCGTACCTCTTCGGTCGCGCAGCGCGCGGCCACCAGGTGCTCGCCGCCGGTGAGTTCGGTGGTTTCACCGAACAGCAGCGTGCAGCCCTTTTCGTACAGCTTGTCGAAGGTGTTGCCCACGGTGGGGTTGGAGGCGATGCCCGAGGTGGTGTCGGATTCGCCGCACTTGGTGGACACCCACAGGTCGCTCAACGGACATTCCACGCGCTGCAGCTCGGTGGCCCAGTGCATGAATTCCTTGGCCTTGCGCGAGGCGTTGCAGATGGTGTTGTGGTCGCCGTTCTGCTCGATGGAGAAGCCCGCAACCGGCTTGCCGGTCTTGGCGATGCCTTCCACGATGCGGTTGGTCCACTGCGGCTCGATGCCGATGACCACGACCGCGGCAACGTTGGGGTTGCTGCCCACGCCGATCAGCGTGCGGAAGTGCAGGTCGAGGTCTTCACCAAATTGCAGGCGCCCATAGGGGTGCGGCAGGGCCAGGGTGCCTTTCACATTGTTGGTCACCGCTTCGGAAGCGGCGTTGGAAAGGTCGTCCAGGGGAAGGATGACCACATGGTTGCGAACGCCCACGCGGCCGTTTTCGCGGCGGTAGCCGAGGAAGGTTTCAGCAGTCATTTTCCTACCACCTCTTGGTCTTTACGTTGTGAACATGCAGGTGTTCGCCCTTCTTGATGGGAGCGACCACCTTGCCGATGTCGGTGCCGTACTTGATCACGGTGTCGCCGACGGAAAGATCCTTCAGGGCCAGCTTGTGGCCGATCGGGGTATCATTGAGCACCTTGAAGGTGATGGTACGGTCTTCGGCCATCACCCAGCCGGTCAGGTCCTGACCGGCCTTGACGCCTTCAACAACCACGACGCCGACGGAATCGCCGTCTTCGTGCACCAGAAACTGAATGGACATGAGTTCCTCCTTGAAGGGTTGATCAGTTGCATTTTGACGGCTGGGACCGTGGCGTGTCGCCCCTAGGCCACACCGAGTTTGGCATAGATGTCCGGCAGCCTGCGTTTGGCTTCCTCGGCGACTTCGTCGTAGAGGTGCCGCCCGTGGCTATCCATGGCCACGGTCAGGGGGCCGAAGTTCTTCACCCGGAAGCGGTACAGGGCTTCGGGGTGCAGATGTTCGAAGTAAACGGCCTCGACTTCCTCGATCTGTTCCGTTTCCAGCGCTGCGGCCCCGCCGACGATGGCCAGGTACACCGCCCCGTACATGCGCATGGCGTCCAGGCTGCCTTGATACAGGCCGCCCTTGCCGATGATGGCCCGCACCCCGTAGGTGCCGATCAGCCCCGGCGTGAAGCGGTCCATGCGCGTGCTGGTGGTGGTGCCAACGCAGATCTTTTCCCATTTGCCGTCCACGTTGCGCAGGCTGGGGGCGGTGTGGATGCAGGGCATGCCTTCAAGGCTGACCGGGGGCGTGTGCCCCTGGTCGAAGATGTAGATCTGCGTCAGGTCGCGGATGCCGAACAGCGGACCGTCGAAGTAGACCACATCGCCAGCGTGCAGCGCGCGGATGTCCGCTTCGGAAAACGGGGAGGTGAGATGGTGCGTGGTGCTCATGACTGTCTCCTAGTACCCGTATGTCGTGGTGCCATCAGGCAGGATGACTGCTCGCGCCCGCCGGGCAGGCCAGCATTGGGTGTTCACGGCCACGGGGTTCTGGGTGATGTGGGTGTAGGCGTACTCAATGTGCACGGCCAGGCAGGACACGTCGCCGCCAAGCCCCATGGGGCCGCGCCCCGTGGCGTTGATGGCCTCTTCCAGCTCCTCCTCCATCTCCGCGATCTGTGGATCGGGGTGGCGCTGTCCCACCGGACGGCAGATGGCGTCCTTGGCCAGCCGCATCACAAGGTCGGACGTGCCGCCCAGCCCCACGCCGATGACGCCGGGGGGGCAGGGATTGGCGGCGCTTTCCACCACGGTGTCCAGGATGAACTTCTTGACCGCCTTGATCCCGTGCTGGGGGTAGAACATCTGCATCTTGCTCATGTTCTCCGAGCCGGAGCCCTTGGGCACCATCAAGATGTCCAGCGCGTCGCTGTCTTCGACGAAATCCCAGTAGATGACGGGCAGACCGGGCCCGACCGAGGTCTGGGGATTGACCCGGGTGATCGTGTGCGTGGAACTGCTGCGGAAGGGGAATTCCTGGGTGGCCCGCCGCGCCCCTTCGTAGAGGCAGTTCTTGATGGCGGCACCGTTCCAGGGGAATCGCGAACCGACCCGCACCTTGTAGATGGGCAGGCCCGTGTCTTGGCAGAGCAGGGTCTTTTTCTGGTCAGCGATGTCGATGGCCTTGAACATGGCCTCGAAAATGGCGCGGGCGGTGGGGACGGTCTCGCGGTCGTGGGCCTTGTGCAGGGCAACCCGCACGTCCGGCGGCAGGTCGCACAGGGCCTTGATGTAGCTCTGCTTGGCCGCCTCTTCCACAATGCGATAGTCGAATGAAGACATGTGCCAACTCCTTGTGTTGGACGCTGCGGTCAGCGGGTGGCTGGGGGATTGGTCAGCGTGTCGGGAATGCTGGTGCGGACGTCTTCGGTGCGCATGGGCACCGGTGCTCCCCGGCTGGGGTCGACGGCCAGCAGGAACGCGGCGAGGGCTTTCAGTTCCTCGGGGCGAAGGGCATAGGCAGGCATGGAGCTGGAGGACATCTTGGACTTGGGATCCTTGATGTACGCGGCAAGATAATCGGCCGAACGCCCCTTGGCGCGCATGTTGGACATGTCGGGCCCGGTCCGATGTCCGCCTTGCCCCTGGATGTTGTGGCAGTACGAGCATTCGCGTTCAACGTAGACGCGCAGGCCCTGGCGAACCTCTTCCGACATGGCGCCGGGAGGGGTGAGCACGACCTTGTTGTAGGGCGCGGCCTCGGAATAGGCCTGGCCGGTCAGGTAGACGACGCAGATGATGAAGGTCAGGCCGATGCTCATGGATACCGGCCGGTTGGTCAGCCCCTTCATGCGGCTTTCGCTCATGAAGGGCACGCACAGCATCAGCAGCGCGCCGCCCACGGGAATGACCAGGCTGCCCACAGCTTCCCATATGCCGGTGAAGTAGGTCAGCAGCTGGAATATCCACATGTAGTACCATTCAGGCCGGGGCAGGTAGTCGGCGATGAAGGTGCCTGCCTTGTCCTCCAGCGGCGCGGGGGCCGTGATCGACAGCGCAAGCAGGGCGCAGAACAGGATGCCGAAGGCGATGGCCGTGCGGTGCATGTGCTCGGGAAAGAAGCGGTAGGGCGCGCTGCCTTCTGCCGGGGGCGGCAGAGGCTCGCCGCCTACCCTTTCACGCGGATCGGAGAGGTTGTGCAGGCGAATGAGATAGATGTGCACAGCCAGAAAGAGCAGCAGCAGGGCGGGAAGCAGCAGGGTGTGGATGGAGTGGAAACGCGTCAGGGTGAACCCCGACATCCCGTCCCCGCCCAGGATGAAGTGGGTGATGGCGTTGCCCACCAGCGGGTACTGGCTGGGAATGTTGGCCCCCACCACGGTTGCCCAGTAGGCTTTCATGTCCCACGGCAGCAGGTAGCCGGTGAAGCCGAGGCCCAGCGTCACCAGAAACAGGCAGGCCCCGGTGATCCATGTGCCCTGGCGCGGATGCACGTATGCGCCGTGGAAATAGGTAACCATCTGGTGCACGAACACCAGCAGCACCATGGTGCCCGCTCCCCAGTGATGCAGGCCGCGGAGCAGTTGCCCGGCGGGAACCTCGTTCGAGATGTAGCGGACGGACTGCCACGCCTTGTCCGGGGATGGCACGTAGTAGAAGGCCAGCACGATGCCCGTGACCACCATCAGTAGAAAGACCAGGGCGCACAGCGTGCCCAGAACGGCGGTCCAGCCCGTGCCGTCCGGCAGCCTCTTGTAGAGGAAGGGCTTGAGATGCGTTTCCCATCCGATATGTTTGCTGATGTTCATTACACCACCTCGACCTTGAGTATTCCGTCCTCGATCTTCCAGGGCAGGCGATTCAGCCCCTTGGGCGGCGGGCCAGCGATGACATTGCCGTCCCTGTCAAACGCCCCGCCGTGGCAGGCGCACTTGAAGCGAGAGGACAGCGGGTCCCAACTGACGGCGCAGCCAAGGTGCGGACAGGAATTGCCGAAGCAGAGCACCTGGCCGGGGGCGTCGTGCCGGACCAGCACGCTGGTCTGCACCTGTTCGCTGTGGAAGGCCTGTCTGCGCGTGTAGCCGAGCGGCAGGGTGCTGATGTCGCCCACGGGGATGTCCTTGAGCGGGGCCACCGGCACCCATTGCGCCGGGGTGCGGCCCATGGTCGGCGCCAGGGCCGCAGTGCCCAGGATGCCGCCGAGCACGGCAACGGTCCCTGCGCCCACGGCGGCCGTCAGGAATGAGCGGCGAGAGGCGCAGACCGTTCCCGGATCGCTGGGAGGGCATGCCGTTGCGTCGGGTGAAGCCGCCGTCGGGGTCGGTGCCGCAGGCGCGGCATGGTGCCCCCCGCAGGAGCAGCCTGTAGAACTTGCCCCTGCCGCTGCGGCTTTCACGCCAGCCTTCGCGGGATCCTTCGCCTTGTCCTCTGCCGGATGGGCGGGAAGGGGCTTGAGGGATTTCAGGTGCTTCAGCGCCAGGCGCTGGATGTACTTGATGGCCCGGGTTCCGCTGATTTGCTTGGGGCAGACTTCCGTACAGTTGAACTCGGTGCGACAGGCGTAGCAGGAGTCCAGCGCCCGGGTCAGGCGGGCCTCGAACAGCCCGTCGCGCTCGTCGGCCAGAAGGGTGAACGCGCGGTTGAGGGCGGCAGGCCCCGCGTACCCCGCGTGGTGATTGACCATGGTGCAGCTCGAAACACAGCAGCCGCAGGCTATGCAGTCCGTGGCCATGCCGATGTCGACGCGCGCCTTGTCGTCCGGCTTGATGACATAGGGTTCGTCGTGCGCCTTGGCGGGCTCGAAGAACGGCAAGGCGTCCTCGTACTTGGCGAAGAACGGCTCCATATCAACCACAAGGTCCTTGATTACGGGAAAGTGGTTGAGGGGGCGGATGGTGATGTCCTGCGCAGGGGGCAGGTGGGCGACGTTGGTCTTGCAGGCCAGGGCCTCGCGCCCGTTGATGACCATGCCGCAGGAGCCGCACATGTTGACGCGGCAGGCGAAGCGGAAGGATATGCTCGGGTCCTGCTCTCGCTGAAGGCGCAGCAGCACGTCGAGTATCGTGGTGGTCTCCGGCGCGGGGATGTCCAGCGTGTAGGTATCGAAATGCCCATCCCCGCCCTTGGCCGGGTCGTAGCGGAACACCCTGACGGTGCGGGTCGTTGGTTGAGATGTCATGATGGCCTCCGGTTAGTAGATGATGCCCCAGATGAGCAGCACCAAGGCAAGGCCTATGCCGGGCAACCAGTAGACGAGGTTCCGCTGTCGCTTGATGTCCGCCAGATTGAAGTCAAGCAGGATGACTCGCAGCCCCAGCGCTGCGTGAAGCGCCACAGCGACCAGCAGCATGAACTGGAGAAACGGCTTGTAGGTGAAGAAGAGGTGCAATGTAAGGAATATGACAATGAGCACTGCGCTGAAGCGCTGTATCAGCCATGCCCACATGCCGACATGTGTGCGCTCTCTCCGATACGGATCAAGGTCTCCCCATTGCAGTGGTGCGCGGTACTCGAACTTGCTCTGTTCCATGTTTTTTTCTCCGAAGTGTGCTGCGTTGATATGTCGAGCAGGAATCACTTTTTCCATTTCTGACAGGCTTCAAGCGACTTGTGCGTAAATTCGACGGGTTTCTTTTCCGTGACGGGCATGCCATCTTCGCCGCGCCAGAGGAATGTGTTGAACAATCCGTAGTCGTCGCGCTGCTCGGGAAAGTCCAGTCTGGTATGTGCACCACGCGTTTCATCACGCAGCAATGCCGATGTCGCGGCCATGATAGACACGTCGATCATGCTGCGCGTATCAAGCCATACGTTGTAGATCATGTTGCAGGCATTGCTCTCGGAAACGGAAGCTCGTTCCACATCGTCGCCCAGGCTGCGGAATATGGGGATGGCTTCTTCCATGTCCTTCTTGTTGCGGATGATGCCCACCTTGAGCCAGTTGGTTTCCTGAATGTCGTGCCGGATTTCCAGCGGACTCCGCCCGCCGGTGCGCAGCAGAGGCTCCTGCAACCGGGCAACCAGCGATTTCACAAGGCCGGGGGCGGTCTTGGTGATGCTGCGGTCTGTCGCCAGGAACCGGGCCAGGGATTTGCCCGCCAGCCGTCCGTAGACGCAGGATTCCGCGATGCCGTTGCCACCGAGTCGGTTGGCGCCGTGCACGCCCCCTGCATCCTCGCCGGCGACGAAGAGTTTGTTCAGGCTGGCCCGGCAGTCGGTGTCGATCTCCGCGCCGCCCATGAAGAAGTGGGCCGTGGGGGAGACGGGAACCCGTCCCCGCGCCAGGTCGTAGCCAAACTGTGCGCAGCGCTCGGCCATGCCCGGAAAGGCCTTGAGCACGAAGTCCGCACCCATGTGGGCTGCGTCGATGTGCACGCCGCCTTCGGGACAGGCCCGGCCCGCCATCATTTCCATGTAGGCCGAGCGGCTGACCACGTCGCGGGTGGCGCGTTCTGCCACGTCGGGGGCGTAGCGCTGCATGTAGCGTTCGCCCTCGCCGTTGTAGAGGTGAGCCCCCGCGCCTCTCAGCCCCTCTTCCAGCAAGGCGCCGGCCACAACGCTGCCTGGTACGATGAGCCCGGTGGGGTGGAACTGGATCATTTCCATGTCGCGCATGCGGGCCCCGGCCCTGTAAAGCATGGCGATGCCATCGGCGGACTTTTCCGGGCCAGGGGCATGGAAGCGGTACTGGGTGGGGCCGCCGCCCGTGGCCACCAGGGTGGCCGCAGCTTCCACGACAAGGAATTCGCAGCGGCGCATGTCGTACAGCAAGGCGCCGGTGACCGTCTTGCCGGTGGAGTCAAGCAGCAGTTCCACCGCACGGGTTTCCTCCAGCACGGGAATGCGCCGTTTGAATACCTGTTCCGTGGTGCGGCTGATGATTTCGATGCCGGTCAGGTCGCCTCTGTGCACGGTCCGGTCGAAGGATTGTCCCGCGAAGGGCTTTTGATGGACGCGTCCATCGGGAAAACGGTCGAAAAAGCACCCGCAAACGGTTTCCAGTTCCTTGACCGTCGGGGTGCCTTCTTCGACAAGTTGCTTTGCAAGGTCCTGATTGTTGATGTACTGGCCGCCCTTGAGCGTATCCATGAGATGCTTTTCGTGCGAGTCGTCAGGGCTCAGGACTACATTGAACCCACCTTGCACCATACGGCTGCATCCACCCTTACCCTTCAACGCCTTGGAGGCGATAAGGATATTCAGTGAAGGCGATGCATCATGCGCGTATATGGCGGCAAGCTCTGCCGCAGCTCCCATTCCAAGTATGAGAAGATCGACTTTGTGCGTTTGCATCATGTCCAACCGCGCTTGTTAGAATGTTATACAGTGCCTTCGCATTCTGTATGCATTCAACAGCAAGGATGGTGCCAACGGTGTTCTTGTCGTATTTATGTTGAATTGTTGACTTTAATTTTGAGTCGGCGGGGTGGCGTGGTTGGTGGTGTCCAGTATTGGACTTTTTTGACCAAGCACGGGATTGCTGACGGTAATTGGTCATCTGTGAGGGACGGGAGGGGCCGGGAGCGTTCGGAGATGGGTGGGGATGCGCCGCTGAGGACGTCTTTCGGGGCGCGCGGAAGGCGCTTCTGTCCTTGAGGGACGCGCCTGCCGCAACTGCCGGAGTGGGGTGGCGTTGCGACGGGGGTAGAGGCGTGGGGAGGGGTGGCGGAGTCTTGGTGTGGACTGGACGAGGCTAGGCAGGACCGGGCGCCTGCGGAAGGTGAGATCGGGCGGACTCGTCTGATTGAGGGGGCGAGGCGGGGGGGGGGGCTGCCGTGCGTGGGCTGGCCGGGAGCGGGCGGGTGGTGTCCCGATGGGGGGGCGATTCGAGTACGCCCGATTGTCATCCTGCGGCGGTCTGTTTTTTGGGTGGGCAGATGAAAGCCGCATGACGGCCAGGCCGGGCTGTGTGTGTCAAGGGGCACAGCCTGCCGTCATGCGGCGCAGGGAGGGGGGGTTAGTGGCTGGGTTTTTCCGCCTTCTTGGGCGGGAAGGCGAGGCAGTAGTAGGCGGCGCAGAGCACGGCGATGCCCAGGAGAACCTCGCCGGGGAAGGCGTAGTCATGCATCCACTTGAGGTACTTGAGTCCCGTCAGCGACTGGGGAGACAGAAGCATCCAGGATCCGGCCGCGAGCAGTACGTATCCGAGTGGCTTATTCATATGCGGTCTCCTCTTTGTGCATGTGTCCGGTAATCCAGTGTCCGAAATGGTCTTGCAGGAAAGCGCCGACCACGCCGTCATCCGTGGTGTTCCCGGCGGTGGAGAACATGGGGATGAGCCCGCTGAACACGGCGACGAATGTCGTGACGTAGACCCCCGTGTCAGGAGCCCCCAGCAGGACGGCAATGATGGGCGACATGAAGTACCCTGCTCCGCCCGGAATGCCGGGCGATTCCAGCCCCAGGATCATGACCGGCGGGATGAGCATCAGTATTTCGGACAAGGAGATGGGAACGCCCAGCAGTTGGGAGACGATGATGGTCACGATGAGCACGGACATGGTGCTGCAGTTCTTGTTCAGCACCGTGCCGAAGACGATGGAGACTTCCGCTATGTCTTCGTGCAGGCCCAGGTCTCGTTCCGCGGAAATGATGTTGATGGCCAGGGTGTCGTAGGAACCGCCGGTGCCGAAGCCCGTGGGCCACACCGCGCCGTAGTAGGAGAATATCTGCTTCCAGGTGCGCTTGGTAGTATACCGGCAGAGCAGGATCATCAGGCCTACCCAGGTAACGGTGACAATCATGACCCACAGCACGGCCTGGCCATAGAGCGCCAGACCATGGGCTCCGAACTTCATGGGGATGCCGATGGCGAGGCAGCCGATCATGATGGGGTAGTACCACAGCAGTTTCTTGAAGAACCACAGGATCATGTCGCCGATGGCGATGAAGCCGTGGGAGATGACCTGCAGTTTCTCGGACTTCGCACAGAACCAGCCGACCACCATGGCGCCCACCAGCGCCTGCAACAGCGGCTGTTGGGTCAGCACGTTGGCGAAGGTGTGGCCGATCTGGCTGATCCATGCCATGGGGCCGGGAACTTCCAGGCCGGGAAGGAACATGGGGATGTCAGAGAGTACGGCGATCCAGCCCGTGACGTAGACCAGCGAGACGGCGCCCATGAACAGGTATGCGCCGAAGATCAGGCCGAACAGTTTGCCCGCCTGCTCCTTGTGGTACAGCATCAGTTTGGACATGGCTGCGGCCAGCAAGTTGAAGATCAGTAGTGCCGCGAAGGTGACGATGGTCTTTGGGAAGTATGTTCCGCTGGTATGCAGGGCGCCGATGAATTCATTTTTCGGAAATAGGTATCCAAGACACAGGCCTACACACAGGTAGAGCACAACGAGAATGGGCAGCGGTATCCTTGAATAGAAATTCCCCTTCGACATGTAAGGCTCCTCATGTAAATTGTTGTTTTTGTCAATTGCTGATGCTGGATGTCCTCATGGATGTTTCGTTGATCTCCTTCTTGGTAATTATTTACGGTATACGTTCAACGTATATTGCTATTCTGTATTTAGTTCGTGTGGCGTGGATTTGCTTGCGTGTGTGTTATTTTGATGTTCAATTTGATGCATGGTTACAGTATGAGAAGTAATGACACGGAAAAAATGGCTACAAGAACGGACATTCTGAATATTTGATGGTTTGCTCTTTTGTTGAGAATGTTCCCTGCCAATGCTCCTATATATATTGCAGGTAATGAAAGAATGGCTGTCAATAGTGTTTGTGTGTCAAGTATTCCTATTTTTACATATGCAAATGTTTTGTATAGATTAGTTATTGCGAACGAGAGGACAATTGTTCCAACAAATACGCGGCGATTCTTTTGCGTGGACAGGAGGTGAAGTGACCATACCAATCCTCCTGCATGGCACATGACCGTGGCAATTCCCCCCAGCATGCCGTAAAAGACGGCGCTGTATCTTTCGATGCCAGGACGTGGGCGTGGCAGCAGGCGAGTGAAGGCCGTCACAATGTGCGACCGTGGAAAGAGCATGCCCATCGCATACGTCATGCCGAAGATGCCGACGCCCATCCGGAAGGCATGGCCGGGAATGATGGGAAGGAGCCACGTTCCCAGCAGCAGGCCGGGCACGGCCGGCACCAGCAACCACAGCAACTCTCGCGTGCTCGCCCATTCCTTCCAGTAGTTGCGCAAGCCTATGATGTCTGAGCCCAGCATTATGGGGGCGCCTATGCCCAATGCTATTTTTGCGGGAAACACCAGGCTGAGAACAGGAAGCAGAAAGATGCCCGAGCCGATTCCCACTCCGTTCTTGATGATGGCGGAGAGAAATCCCGCAATTGCTATTGTGGAAAGTTCCATGAAAGTCATTGTAGGTGTCCTGTCGTGCCCATTGGGAAGACGTGCTTGACTCTCGCCATGCAATCGAACGCTCGGCGTCGCGTATGGCTGACGTCGGTATTGCAATAGGTGGTCCATGGTTTGCCATGCGCGTATCATCGTGAATTAATTAAGAAAAAAGCCGCCACGGCGAGGGCGTGGGCGGCTTTGTGATCAAATGAGGCATTGTTGGTTGTTATTGGTCAAAATAGTCCAATAGTCGGCATGTGTGCTCTATGGCGCGGCACGCAACAGTCGACCGGCAACTGGATATGATCTGGTGTGTGGAGTGGCCCCTCACGATTTGCCCTGACATCCCGGCCAGCCTCGGGCGACCCGGCGATACCTTTCGAGTACGGCAGTGATGAAGAGCCGCTGAAAGGCCATCATCCATTTTGCCAGCGAGCATGGCCGGTACGGGTGT encodes the following:
- a CDS encoding UxaA family hydrolase translates to MTAETFLGYRRENGRVGVRNHVVILPLDDLSNAASEAVTNNVKGTLALPHPYGRLQFGEDLDLHFRTLIGVGSNPNVAAVVVIGIEPQWTNRIVEGIAKTGKPVAGFSIEQNGDHNTICNASRKAKEFMHWATELQRVECPLSDLWVSTKCGESDTTSGIASNPTVGNTFDKLYEKGCTLLFGETTELTGGEHLVAARCATEEVRNKFQFFFDRYAKLVDDHKTDDLSDSQPTKGNIEGGLTTIEEKALGNIQKIGRKAPVVGCLDKAEAPTGPGLWFMDSSSAAAEMVTLCAAAGYVVHLFPTGQGNVIGNPILPVVKLCANPRTVRTMSEHVDVDVSGILRKELTMDGAGDKLLDMAIRTANGRNTSAEVLGHREFVLTRLYESA
- a CDS encoding UxaA family hydrolase, translated to MSIQFLVHEDGDSVGVVVVEGVKAGQDLTGWVMAEDRTITFKVLNDTPIGHKLALKDLSVGDTVIKYGTDIGKVVAPIKKGEHLHVHNVKTKRW
- a CDS encoding FumA C-terminus/TtdB family hydratase beta subunit; this translates as MSTTHHLTSPFSEADIRALHAGDVVYFDGPLFGIRDLTQIYIFDQGHTPPVSLEGMPCIHTAPSLRNVDGKWEKICVGTTTSTRMDRFTPGLIGTYGVRAIIGKGGLYQGSLDAMRMYGAVYLAIVGGAAALETEQIEEVEAVYFEHLHPEALYRFRVKNFGPLTVAMDSHGRHLYDEVAEEAKRRLPDIYAKLGVA
- a CDS encoding fumarate hydratase is translated as MSSFDYRIVEEAAKQSYIKALCDLPPDVRVALHKAHDRETVPTARAIFEAMFKAIDIADQKKTLLCQDTGLPIYKVRVGSRFPWNGAAIKNCLYEGARRATQEFPFRSSSTHTITRVNPQTSVGPGLPVIYWDFVEDSDALDILMVPKGSGSENMSKMQMFYPQHGIKAVKKFILDTVVESAANPCPPGVIGVGLGGTSDLVMRLAKDAICRPVGQRHPDPQIAEMEEELEEAINATGRGPMGLGGDVSCLAVHIEYAYTHITQNPVAVNTQCWPARRARAVILPDGTTTYGY
- a CDS encoding cytochrome b N-terminal domain-containing protein; amino-acid sequence: MNISKHIGWETHLKPFLYKRLPDGTGWTAVLGTLCALVFLLMVVTGIVLAFYYVPSPDKAWQSVRYISNEVPAGQLLRGLHHWGAGTMVLLVFVHQMVTYFHGAYVHPRQGTWITGACLFLVTLGLGFTGYLLPWDMKAYWATVVGANIPSQYPLVGNAITHFILGGDGMSGFTLTRFHSIHTLLLPALLLLFLAVHIYLIRLHNLSDPRERVGGEPLPPPAEGSAPYRFFPEHMHRTAIAFGILFCALLALSITAPAPLEDKAGTFIADYLPRPEWYYMWIFQLLTYFTGIWEAVGSLVIPVGGALLMLCVPFMSESRMKGLTNRPVSMSIGLTFIICVVYLTGQAYSEAAPYNKVVLTPPGAMSEEVRQGLRVYVERECSYCHNIQGQGGHRTGPDMSNMRAKGRSADYLAAYIKDPKSKMSSSSMPAYALRPEELKALAAFLLAVDPSRGAPVPMRTEDVRTSIPDTLTNPPATR
- a CDS encoding 2Fe-2S iron-sulfur cluster-binding protein — protein: MTSQPTTRTVRVFRYDPAKGGDGHFDTYTLDIPAPETTTILDVLLRLQREQDPSISFRFACRVNMCGSCGMVINGREALACKTNVAHLPPAQDITIRPLNHFPVIKDLVVDMEPFFAKYEDALPFFEPAKAHDEPYVIKPDDKARVDIGMATDCIACGCCVSSCTMVNHHAGYAGPAALNRAFTLLADERDGLFEARLTRALDSCYACRTEFNCTEVCPKQISGTRAIKYIQRLALKHLKSLKPLPAHPAEDKAKDPAKAGVKAAAAGASSTGCSCGGHHAAPAAPTPTAASPDATACPPSDPGTVCASRRSFLTAAVGAGTVAVLGGILGTAALAPTMGRTPAQWVPVAPLKDIPVGDISTLPLGYTRRQAFHSEQVQTSVLVRHDAPGQVLCFGNSCPHLGCAVSWDPLSSRFKCACHGGAFDRDGNVIAGPPPKGLNRLPWKIEDGILKVEVV
- a CDS encoding succinate dehydrogenase, producing MEQSKFEYRAPLQWGDLDPYRRERTHVGMWAWLIQRFSAVLIVIFLTLHLFFTYKPFLQFMLLVAVALHAALGLRVILLDFNLADIKRQRNLVYWLPGIGLALVLLIWGIIY
- a CDS encoding L-aspartate oxidase, encoding MMQTHKVDLLILGMGAAAELAAIYAHDASPSLNILIASKALKGKGGCSRMVQGGFNVVLSPDDSHEKHLMDTLKGGQYINNQDLAKQLVEEGTPTVKELETVCGCFFDRFPDGRVHQKPFAGQSFDRTVHRGDLTGIEIISRTTEQVFKRRIPVLEETRAVELLLDSTGKTVTGALLYDMRRCEFLVVEAAATLVATGGGPTQYRFHAPGPEKSADGIAMLYRAGARMRDMEMIQFHPTGLIVPGSVVAGALLEEGLRGAGAHLYNGEGERYMQRYAPDVAERATRDVVSRSAYMEMMAGRACPEGGVHIDAAHMGADFVLKAFPGMAERCAQFGYDLARGRVPVSPTAHFFMGGAEIDTDCRASLNKLFVAGEDAGGVHGANRLGGNGIAESCVYGRLAGKSLARFLATDRSITKTAPGLVKSLVARLQEPLLRTGGRSPLEIRHDIQETNWLKVGIIRNKKDMEEAIPIFRSLGDDVERASVSESNACNMIYNVWLDTRSMIDVSIMAATSALLRDETRGAHTRLDFPEQRDDYGLFNTFLWRGEDGMPVTEKKPVEFTHKSLEACQKWKK
- a CDS encoding cation:dicarboxylate symporter family transporter, which translates into the protein MSKGNFYSRIPLPILVVLYLCVGLCLGYLFPKNEFIGALHTSGTYFPKTIVTFAALLIFNLLAAAMSKLMLYHKEQAGKLFGLIFGAYLFMGAVSLVYVTGWIAVLSDIPMFLPGLEVPGPMAWISQIGHTFANVLTQQPLLQALVGAMVVGWFCAKSEKLQVISHGFIAIGDMILWFFKKLLWYYPIMIGCLAIGIPMKFGAHGLALYGQAVLWVMIVTVTWVGLMILLCRYTTKRTWKQIFSYYGAVWPTGFGTGGSYDTLAINIISAERDLGLHEDIAEVSIVFGTVLNKNCSTMSVLIVTIIVSQLLGVPISLSEILMLIPPVMILGLESPGIPGGAGYFMSPIIAVLLGAPDTGVYVTTFVAVFSGLIPMFSTAGNTTDDGVVGAFLQDHFGHWITGHMHKEETAYE
- a CDS encoding sulfite exporter TauE/SafE family protein, which produces MTFMELSTIAIAGFLSAIIKNGVGIGSGIFLLPVLSLVFPAKIALGIGAPIMLGSDIIGLRNYWKEWASTRELLWLLVPAVPGLLLGTWLLPIIPGHAFRMGVGIFGMTYAMGMLFPRSHIVTAFTRLLPRPRPGIERYSAVFYGMLGGIATVMCHAGGLVWSLHLLSTQKNRRVFVGTIVLSFAITNLYKTFAYVKIGILDTQTLLTAILSLPAIYIGALAGNILNKRANHQIFRMSVLVAIFSVSLLLIL